A DNA window from ANME-2 cluster archaeon contains the following coding sequences:
- a CDS encoding YbhB/YbcL family Raf kinase inhibitor-like protein, whose product MKQISISSDAFKAGTSIPVEHTCDGEDRSPALSWDTVPAGTQSIALIVDDPDAPGKTWVHWVIYNIPASTTGLPGAVPKNKTLDDGSLQGKNDFGRIGYNGPCPPPGKPHRYFFRVYALDTTLSLKSGATRSQLEAAMSGHILAQGEMLGKYGR is encoded by the coding sequence ATGAAACAAATCTCGATATCATCAGATGCCTTTAAAGCCGGCACCAGCATACCAGTCGAACACACCTGCGATGGTGAGGACCGCTCCCCTGCACTCTCATGGGACACCGTCCCAGCGGGCACACAGTCCATCGCTCTTATCGTGGACGACCCCGACGCCCCAGGCAAAACATGGGTCCACTGGGTGATCTACAACATACCTGCCAGCACCACCGGGCTGCCCGGTGCGGTGCCCAAGAACAAGACCCTGGACGACGGCAGCCTGCAAGGCAAGAACGATTTTGGCAGGATCGGCTATAACGGACCCTGCCCGCCGCCGGGTAAGCCCCACAGGTATTTCTTTAGGGTATATGCCCTGGATACTACACTTAGCTTAAAGAGCGGTGCCACCAGATCCCAGCTTGAAGCTGCCATGTCAGGGCACATCCTGGCACAGGGAGAGATGCTAGGGAAATACGGGCGCTGA
- a CDS encoding aminotransferase class III-fold pyridoxal phosphate-dependent enzyme, with protein sequence MIEPPGQRSKDIIDCDCDVMSACLARPYPLVVDRAEGSVITDVEGREYIDFVAGIAVMNAGHSNPVVSSAISAQLKKIAHCGFPDFYAEPPVKLGQKLKSLTRYDRVFLCNSGTESVEAAIKLAMWKTKRQNLVAFYNCFHGRTLGSLSLTCSKIRQKEHFPSLRVVHAHYAYCYRCPLNLEYPDCGISCAGEIESLIFKRELSPNDTAAIVVEPVQGEGGYIVPPPEFHKEIRRICDDHNVLMVADEVQAGCWRTGTFMAMENFGVRADIVCMAKALGAGLPLGAMLSGSEIMDWPPGTHSNTFGGNLLASAASLASLEFMEKEELGSHARELGGHIMQRLREMQSEYPVIGDVRGLGLMIGVEFVKPDGSINPGLRDRIVVEGFREGIVLLSCGDSAIRFSPPLVMTREEADIGLDRFEAALKRALK encoded by the coding sequence ATGATTGAACCACCAGGACAAAGGTCTAAAGATATCATCGACTGCGATTGTGATGTAATGTCAGCATGTTTGGCCCGCCCTTATCCACTGGTCGTGGACAGGGCAGAGGGTTCTGTCATCACGGACGTGGAAGGCAGGGAGTACATAGATTTTGTGGCAGGTATAGCTGTAATGAATGCGGGCCATTCCAACCCGGTAGTCTCGTCAGCAATATCGGCACAATTGAAAAAGATAGCACACTGCGGATTCCCTGACTTCTATGCCGAGCCCCCTGTCAAACTCGGACAAAAACTGAAAAGCCTGACCCGATATGACCGTGTGTTTTTGTGTAACAGCGGGACTGAATCCGTGGAAGCTGCCATCAAACTGGCCATGTGGAAGACTAAACGGCAGAATCTGGTAGCTTTCTACAATTGTTTTCACGGCCGGACACTTGGCTCCCTGTCCTTGACATGTTCAAAGATCAGGCAAAAAGAACATTTTCCCTCCCTCAGGGTTGTGCACGCCCATTATGCTTACTGCTACCGCTGTCCCCTTAACCTGGAATATCCGGATTGCGGTATATCATGTGCAGGGGAGATAGAATCACTTATCTTCAAGCGTGAACTTAGTCCCAATGACACTGCTGCCATTGTTGTGGAGCCGGTGCAGGGTGAGGGTGGTTATATCGTACCGCCGCCCGAATTCCACAAGGAGATAAGGCGCATCTGTGACGACCATAATGTGCTGATGGTGGCCGATGAGGTGCAGGCGGGCTGCTGGCGTACAGGTACCTTCATGGCTATGGAGAACTTCGGTGTCAGGGCAGATATCGTATGCATGGCAAAGGCACTGGGTGCAGGCCTGCCCCTGGGTGCCATGCTGTCAGGCAGCGAAATAATGGACTGGCCACCGGGTACTCATTCCAATACATTCGGCGGCAACCTGCTGGCGTCGGCTGCTTCCCTGGCGTCACTGGAGTTCATGGAAAAAGAGGAGCTGGGCAGCCATGCAAGGGAACTGGGAGGGCATATCATGCAGCGTTTGAGGGAGATGCAGTCAGAATATCCTGTTATCGGGGATGTGCGCGGTCTTGGGCTGATGATAGGGGTAGAGTTCGTTAAGCCGGACGGATCAATTAACCCTGGTTTACGGGACAGGATCGTTGTTGAAGGGTTCAGGGAAGGCATTGTCCTTCTCTCATGCGGCGACTCTGCTATTAGGTTCTCCCCGCCGCTGGTCATGACCAGGGAGGAAGCCGACATCGGGCTGGACCGGTTTGAGGCTGCACTGAAGAGGGCTCTCAAATAG